From a single Thermothielavioides terrestris NRRL 8126 chromosome 1, complete sequence genomic region:
- a CDS encoding glycoside hydrolase family 6 protein (CAZy_ID 269838): MKLSQSAALAALTATALAAPSPTTPQAPRQASAGCSSAVTLDASTNVWKKYTLHPNSYYRKEVEAAVAQISDPDLAAKAKKVADVGTFLWLDSIENIGKLEPAIQDVPCENILGLVIYDLPGRDCAAKASNGELKVGEIDRYKTEYIDKIVSILKAHPNTAFALVIEPDSLPNLVTNSNLDTCSSSASGYREGVAYALKNLNLPNVIMYLDAGHGGWLGWDANLQPGAQELAKAYKNAGSPKQLRGFSTNVAGWNSWDQSPGEFSQASDAKYNKCQNEKIYVSTFGSALQSAGMPNHAIVDTGRNGVTGLRKEWGDWCNVNGAGFGVRPTSNTGLELADAFVWVKPGGESDGTSDSSSPRYDSFCGKDDAFKPSPEAGTWNEAYFEMLLKNAVPSF; encoded by the exons ATGAAGCTCTCGCagtcggccgcgctggcggcacTCACCGCGACGGCGCTCGCCGCCCCCTCGCCCACGACGCCGCAGGCGCCGAGGCAGGCTTCAGCCGGCTGCTCGTCTGCGGTCACGCTCGACGCCAGCACCAACGTTTGGAAGAAGTACACGCTGCACCCCAACAGCTACTACCGCAAGGAGGTTGAGGCCGCGGTGGCGCAGATCTCGGACCCGGAcctcgccgccaaggccaagaaggTGGCCGACGTCGGCACCTTCCTGTGGCTCGACTCGATCGAGAACATCGGCAAGCTGGAGCCGGCGATCCAGGACGTGCCCTGCGAGAACATCCTGGGCCTGGTCATCTACGACCTGCCGGGCCGCGACTGCGCGGCCAAGGCGTCCAACGGCGAGCTCAAGGTCGGCGAGATCGACCGCTACAAGACCGAGTACATCGACA AGATCGTGTCGATCCTCAAGGCACACCCCAACACGGCGTTCGCGCTGGTCATCGAGCCGGACTCGCTGCCCAACCTGGTGACCAACAGCAACTTGGACAcgtgctcgagcagcgcgtcggGCTACCGCGAAGGCGTGGCTTACGCCCTCAAGAACCTCAACCTGCCCAACGTGATCATGtacctcgacgccggccacggcggctgGCTCGGCTGGGACGCCAACCTGCAGCCCGGCGCGCAGGAGCTAGCCAAGGCGTACAAGAACGCCGGCTCGCCCAAGCAGCTCCGCGGCTTCTCGACCAACGTGGCCGGCTGGAACTCCTG GGATCAATCGCCCGGCGAATTCTCCCAGGCGTCCGACGCCAAGTACAACAAGTGCCAGAACGAGAAGATCTACGTCAGCACCTTCGGCTCCGCGCTCCAGTCGGCCGGCATGCCCAACCACGCCATCGTCGACACGGGCCGCAACGGCGTCACCGGCCTGCGCAAGGAGTGGGGTGACTGGTGCAACGTCAACGGTGCAG GCTTCGGCGTGCGCCCGACGAGCAACACGGgcctcgagctggccgacgcgTTCGTGTGGGtcaagcccggcggcgagtCGGACGGCACCAGCGAcagctcgtcgccgcgctACGACAGCTTCTGCGGCAAGGACGACGCCTTCAAGCCCTCGCCCGAGGCCGGCACCTGGAACGAGGCCTACTTCGAGATGCTGCTCAAGAACGCCGTGCCGTCGTTCTAA
- a CDS encoding 60S ribosomal protein L18, whose translation MGIDLRKHHERATHRKAPKSDNVYLKLLVKLYRFLARRTDAPFNKVVLRRLFMSRINRPPISLSRIAKNLKNGNEKKTVVVVGTVTDDNRLLTVPKMTVAALRVTATARARIIAAGGQVQTLDQLALEKPTGANTLLLRGPKNAREAVKHFGFGPHKHKKPYVRSKGRKFERARGRRRSRGFKV comes from the exons ATGG GTATCGATCTGCGGAAGCACCACGAGCGGGCCACGCACCGCAAGGCCCCCAAGAGCGACAACGTCTACCTCAAGCTCTTGGTGAAGCTCTACCGCTTCCTGGCCC GCCGCACCGATGCCCCCTTTAACAAGGTggtcctgcgccgcctgTTCATGAGCCGCATCAACCGCCCCCCGATCTCGCTGTCTCGCATCGCGAAGAACCTCAAGAACGGCAACGAGAAGAAgaccgtcgtcgtcgtcggcaccGTCACCGACGACAACCGCCTCCTGACCGTCCCCAAGATGACGGTCGCCGCTCTCCGCGTCACTGCCACCGCCCGTGCCCGCAtcatcgcggccggcggccaggtccagactctcgaccagctcgcgctcgagaagCCCACGGGTGCCAACACCCTGCTGCTCCGCGGCCCCAAGAACGCCCGCGAGGCTGTCAAGCACTTCGGCTTCGGTCCCCACAAGCACAAG AAGCCGTACGTCCGCTCCAAGGGCCGCAAGTTCGAGCGCGCCCGTGGCCGCAGAAGGTCGCGTGGCTTCAAGGTCTAA